A single region of the Salvia miltiorrhiza cultivar Shanhuang (shh) chromosome 8, IMPLAD_Smil_shh, whole genome shotgun sequence genome encodes:
- the LOC130997713 gene encoding dnaJ protein P58IPK homolog: MLLKILAGQACTYTYISVSFFYYRFVINIGGFIIEVQMGMKLCGFDSVARIGFVYAALILNFVFCCQLLLLQPLVAADGQAGGASLFERVSQSVKVKKFSEALRDLNAAIEADPALSEAYWHRASILRQLCRYEESERSYKSFLEMKPGNSAAEKELSQLYQAQNALNSANDLFDSGDFTKALEYIYKVVLVFSPECFKAKLLKVRLLIAAKDYSKAISETGFILKEDENDLEALLLRGRAYYYLADHDIATRHYQKGLRLDPEHGELKKAYFGLKNLLKKTKSAEDNAGKGKLRLAVEDYKAALAFDPNHTAHNIHLHLGLCKVYVKLGRGTDAVTSCTEVLEIDGDQVEALVQRGEAKLLVEDWEGAVADLKSAAEKSPQDMNIREVLMRAERSLKLSQRKDWYKILGVSKTASISDIKKAYKKLALQWHPDKNVDNREEAEAKFREIAAAYEILGDEDKRTRFDRGEDIDDNGMGMGEEGFNPFGGGGQQFTFHFEGGFPGGGFGGYNF; the protein is encoded by the exons ATGCTACTTAAAATTCTGGCTGGACAAGCATGTACCTATACTTATATCTCTGTTAGTTTCTTTTATTATAGATTTGTCATAAATATTGGAGGCTTCATCATCGAGGTGCAGATGGGGATGAAGCTCTGTGGCTTTGATTCAGTGGCGCGAATAGGCTTTGTCTACGCCGCATTGATTCTCAACTTTGTGTTTTGCTGCCAGCTTCTCCTCCTCCAACCGCTCGTTGCTGCAG ATGGCCAAGCAGGTGGTGCTTCTCTCTTTGAGAGAGTTTCACAGAGTGTCAAAGTGAAGAAATTTAGTGAGGCTCTCAGAGACCTAAATGCTGCTATAGAGGCAGATCCAGCACTTTCAGAAGCATATTGGCATAGAGCATCCATTCTTCGTCAGCTATGCAG ATATGAGGAATCAGAGAGAAGTTACAAAAGTTTTCTGGAGATGAAACCTGGGAATTCGGCAGCAGAAAAGGAGCTTTCACAGTTATATCAAGCTCAGAATGCCTTAAATTCAGCCAACGACCTTTTTGATTCAGGAGACTTTACCAAAGCATTGGAGTATATTTATAAAGTTGTACTTGTTTTTTCTCCAGAATGCTTTAAG GCTAAACTCCTTAAAGTGAGGCTATTGATAGCAGCTAAAGATTATTCAAAGGCCATATCTGAGACAGGATTCATTCTTAAAGAGGACGAAAATGATTTAGAGGCTTTGCTGTTGCGTGGTCGTGCCTACTATTATTTGGCTGATCATGACATAGCCACTAG GCATTACCAGAAAGGTCTTCGTTTGGACCCCGAGCATGGTGAGCTGAAGAAGGCATATTTTGGATTAAAAAACCTCCTAAAAAAGACAAAAAGT GCAGAAGACAATGCCGGCAAGGGTAAACTCCGCCTGGCAGTGGAGGATTATAAGGCAGCCCTTGCTTTTGACCCAAACCATACTGCACACAATATACACCTTCATCTTGGACTGTGTAAGGTCTACGTGAAGCTTGGTAGGGGAACTGATGCGGTAACGAGTTGCACCGAAGTACTTGAAATTGATGGAGATCAAGTTGAAGCGCTAGTCCAG AGAGGTGAAGCGAAGCTTTTAGTTGAAGATTGGGAAGGAGCTGTGGCCGATTTAAAATCAGCTGCTGAAAAGTCACCTCAG GATATGAACATCCGTGAAGTGTTAATGAGGGCTGAAAGATCATTGAAGTTGAGCCAACGAAAAGACTGGTATAAAATCTTGGGAGTTTCAAAAACTGCGTCGATATCAGATATTAAGAAGGCCTACAAGAAACTCGCATTACAGTGGCATCCGGATAAGAATGTTGACAATAGAGAAGAAGCAGAAGCTAAATTTCGTGAAATAGCAGCTGCATATGAG ATTCTGGGAGACGAAGATAAACGTACCAGATTCGATAGAGGAGAAGATATTGATGATAATGGTATGGGGATGGGTGAAGAGGGATTTAATCCTTTTGGTGGAGGGGGTCAGCAATTTACCTTCCACTTCGAAGGAGGATTTCCTGGAGGGGGCTTTGGAGGATATAATTTCTAA
- the LOC130997714 gene encoding fasciclin-like arabinogalactan protein 11 — translation MKPQLSTFPLILLVSICCTLTRGQSPAAAPSPAPAGPTNVTAILEKAGQFGTFIRLLQNTKVADQINTQLNSSKQGVTIFAPTDSSFSNLKAGTLNSFSDEQKVELMQFHVLPSVFSPSQFQTASNPMRTQAGGSQGSYPLNVTASGNQVNITTGVTNATVAGTVYTDAQLAVYQVDHVLLPLSFFTTLSPAPSPSKPGKAAPAPDSPPGSDATPDSSHANVITTKMVACAILFLAAFA, via the coding sequence ATGAAACCACAACTCTCCACATTCCCTCTCATCCTCCTCGTCTCCATCTGCTGCACCCTAACACGGGGACAGTCCCCGGCTGCAGCCCCATCCCCGGCCCCCGCAGGCCCCACGAACGTGACGGCCATCCTGGAGAAGGCCGGGCAGTTCGGCACATTCATCCGCCTCCTGCAGAACACGAAAGTAGCGGACCAGATAAACACGCAGCTCAACAGCTCCAAGCAAGGCGTCACCATCTTCGCCCCCACCGACAGCTCCTTCTCCAACCTCAAAGCCGGCACGCTCAACTCCTTCTCTGACGAGCAGAAGGTGGAGCTCATGCAGTTCCACGTCCTCCCTTCCGTCTTCTCCCCCTCGCAGTTCCAGACCGCCAGCAACCCCATGCGCACCCAGGCCGGCGGCAGCCAGGGCTCCTACCCGCTCAACGTCACCGCCTCCGGGAACCAGGTCAACATAACCACCGGCGTCACCAACGCCACCGTGGCCGGCACCGTGTACACCGATGCCCAGCTCGCCGTCTATCAGGTTGACCACGTGCTGCTTCCTCTCAGTTTTTTCACGACTCTGTCGCCGGCTCCTTCGCCTTCCAAGCCCGGCAAGGCTGCCCCGGCACCAGACTCGCCGCCCGGATCTGATGCCACTCCGGATTCTTCTCATGCAAATGTAATTACTACAAAGATGGTCGCCTGCGCGATCCTGTTCTTGGCGGCATTCGCTTGA